Below is a window of Haloterrigena alkaliphila DNA.
ACGACGCGCCGATCATCCAGGGCTGGGGCATGACCGAGACCTCGCCGCTAGGCACGCTCAGCACGCTCCGAAAGGAGGCCGCCGAACTACCCAGCGACGAGCAGTACGAGTACCGCGCCAAGGCCGGCCTCCCCGTCCCGGGGATGCAGACCCGCATCGTGGACGACGACGGCGAGGAGGTACCCGCCGACGGCGAGACGATGGGCGAGTTGCAGGTCCGCAGCCCCTGGGTCACGGACGGCTACCACGACCGACCCGAGGAGAACGAGGCGGCGTTCACCGAGGACGGCTACCTGCGGACCGGCGACATCGCCACCCGCGACGAACTCGGCTACGTCGACGTCGTCGACCGGAACAAGGACGTGATCAAGTCCGGCGGCGAGTGGATCTCGTCGGTGCAACTCGAGAACGAACTGATGGCCCACGAGGCCGTCGCCGAGGCGACGGTCGTCGCGGTCGAGCACGAGCGCTGGCAGGAGCGCCCGATGGCGGTTATCACCACCTCGGCGGGCGCCGACGTGACCGGAACCGAACTCGAGGACCACCTCGCCGAGACGTTCCCCGATTGGTGGCTCCCAGACGTCTACGAGTTCGTCGACGAGATCCCGAAGACCTCGACCGGGAAGTTCGACAAGAAACGGCTGCGCGAGCGGTTCGATATCGTGCTCGAGGCAGAGCAGGGGGAGGAGGCCGAACCTTAAGCCGCTCCGCACGGTCGTTCGCGTATGCCAACTGATACCACAGCTGGCGTGAGTTTCGCCGTCGACGAGGAGACCGGACTGATCCTCGACAGCCTCGAGGAGTTCCTCGAGCGGGAGGTCGATCCGATCGTCGAGGAGCTGGGCGACGCGTACACCAATCCGCGGAAGGGGCACCGCGAGGACGGCCGCTGGAGCGACGACCTGCTCGAGGCCCGCGAGGAGATTCGGCGCCGCGCCGCTGAGGCGGGATTCTACGCGATGAACCTGCCCGAATCGGTCGGCGGCGAGGACGTCTCCGCGGTGACGTGGTACCGGGCGAAGAAGCGGCTGGCGTCCCACGGCCCCGGACTGGCGCGCTACGCCCTCGCCGGTCCCGAGGGCCCGAAACCGCTTCTCCTGCAGGCCGAGGGGGAGCAGGTCGAACGGTACCTCGAGCCGACGGTCCGCGCCGAGAAGTCGACCGCGTTCGCCCAGACCGAGCCCGGCTACGGCTCCGATTCGCCGAATATGGAGACCACGGCCGAAAAAGACGGGGGCGAGTGGGTCCTCAACGGTCGCAAGCAGTGGATCACCAACGCTCCCTACGCCGACTTCGTGCAGGTGTTCGCTCGGACTACTCCACAGGAGGAGGCGGGTCGCTACGGCGGTATCACCTGCTTCATCGTCGAACGCGACGAGTACGAACTCGGGTCGTACAACAACGCCGTCGGCGCCGAGGGGTCGCAGGCCGAGATCGTGCTGGACGACGTGCGGATCCCCGATGACCGCGTCCTCGGCGCGGTCGACGAGGCGTTCTACGCCGCGATGGAGTTCCTCTCGCTCGGCCGGCTCGAGCTGGGTGCAGAAGCGGTCGGCTACTCGGAGTACCTGCTCGAGCGAGCGACCGAGTACGTCACCGAGCGCGAGGCCTTCGGCCGGTCGATCGGGGACTTCCAGCAGGTCTCGGCGAAGCTCGCCCGCGGGAAGGCCAAGACCTACGCGGCCGACGCGGCGGGACTGAAACTCGCCTGGAAGATGGAGCGAGACGAGCGGACGGTGATGGATTCGTCGATCCTGAAGTGGTTCGCGACGAACGTCATGTGGGAACTCGCCGACGACGTCGTGCAGGTCAACGGCGCGAACGGCCTCGCCGAGGAGAACCCGTACGTGGACCTCCTCCATCAGGCCCGGATCCTCCGGATCGTCGAGGGGACCGACGAGATCCAGCTGAACACGATCGCGAAGTCGATGGGGGTCACGGACTGATCCGCTATGGTCCCAGTACCCACACGGATGACCGCTGCGGGGCTCGCGAGGGCGATCCGGGACGGCGAGTACTCGCCCACCGAGGTCGTCGACGCCACGCTCGAGCGCATCCGCGAGCGCGCCGACAGGACGAACGCGTTCGTCACCGTCACGGACGAGTTGGCCCGAGAAATGGCCGAAGAGGCCGAACGGGCGATCGACGAGGGCGAACCGCTCGGGCCGCTGCACGGCGTCCCCGTTGCAATCAAGGATCTCGACGACGTCGAGGGCGTCCGGACGACGTCGGGTTCGCTGCTCTTCGAGGATCGCATCGCCGACGCGGACTCGCCGTTCGTCGCTCGACTGAAGGCGGCGGGCGCCGTCGTCGTCGGAAAGACGAACACGCCCGAGTTCGGCCTCGGGGTAACGACCGACAACCGCGTCGCCGGCCGAACCGGCACGCCGTTCGATCCCGACCGCGTGTCGGGGGGCTCCTCGGGCGGCGCCGGCGCGGCGCTGGGCGACCGACTCGTCCCGCTCGCGCCGGGGTCGGACGCGGGCGGCTCCGTCCGGATTCCGGCGAGCTTCTGCGGCGTCTACGGCCTGAAACCCACGCAGGGCGTGCTCCCGAACGTCAGCCGGCCGAACGCGTTCGCGAACCACACGCCGTTTTCCACCGTCGGGCCGATGGCCCGCACGGTCGAGGATGCAGCCCTCTCGCTGGACGCGATGGCGGGCGCCCACCCGCGCGACCCCTTCTCGGTCCCGAAACGAGAGTCGTACCGCGACGCCGTCGACCGTCCCGTCGACGACCTGAAGATCGCCTACAGCCCGGACATGGGAATCTACCCCGTCGATCCCGACGTGCGCGAGGTCCTCGAGGAGGCCATCCCGGCGTTCGAACGCGCCGGCGCGACCGTCGACGCGGTCGACCCCGATCTCGGACACGACAACGAGGAAAGTCTGGACGCCTACTACACGATGGCCACCGTCCGGTGGCAGTCGCTGCTCGATGCTCTGGAGCGGGAAGGGTTCGATCCGCGGGGCGACGACCGCGGCCACCTGCGGCCGTATCTCGTCGACCTTATCGTGGACGCGGAGGAGCCGACGACGCGGGAGTACGAGCGCGCGGACGTCGTCCGGACGCGCGTGCTCGACGGGTTCGCGGATCTCTTCGCGGAGTACGACCTGCTCGTGACGGCGACGGTCGGCACGACGCCGTTCCCCCACGGGGAGGAGCCCGAGGCCATCGACGGCGTCGATATCGAACCGCTCCGCGGCTGGGCGCTCACGCAGCCGTACAACCTCACGGGCCAGCCGGCGGCCTCGATTCCGGCCGGCTTCGTCGACGGGCTCCCCGTCGGAATGCAAATCGCGGGCGAACGACACGCCGACGCCGACGTCATCGCCGCCAGCGCCGCCCTCGAGCGCCGGCGGCCGTGGCGCGATGCGTATCCCGACTAACGGGATCAGAAACTGAAGAGGTCGACGCCGCCGGTGACGCCGATCACCTGCCCGGTCACGTAACCGGCCTGCTCCGAACAGAGGTAGGCGACCATGTTGGCGACGTCCGCCTCGGTCCCGAGGTGGCGCATCGGCGTCGCCTCGGCGATTCGCGCGAAGTACTCGTCGACGTCCTCGCGCAGTTCGTCGGGATCCATGTCGGCCCAGTCGCCGACGACGATGTTCGGGGCGATGACGTTCGACGTGACCCCCGACTGAGCGCCCTCGAGCGCCATCGTCCGGCCGAGCCCGATCATCGCGGCCTTCGTCGCGGAGTAGGAGAGTTGGCCGAAGCCGCCGTACCAGCCCGCCATCGAGGACATGTTGACGACCCGTCCCCAGCCGCGGTCGCACATCCGCGGGAACACCTCCTTGCTGATGTTGTACGTCCCGGTGAGGTTGATCTCGACGTCCCGATTCCAGATATCGTCGTCGTAATCGCCGATCCGCGAGCGCGCGTCGACCATCGCGGCGTTGTTGACGAGCACGTCGACGCCGCCGAACGCGTCGCGCACCTCGGCCATCGACGCGCGGACGTCGTCGGGGTCGGTCAGGTCGCACTCGAGGGCCATCGCGTCGCCCCCGTCGGCGGTCTCGTCGATCTCTGCGGCGACCGTCTCGGCCCCGTCGGCGTCCACGTCGAGGACGACCACGTCGGCGCCCTCCTCGGCGAGGATTCGACAGTCGGTGCTTCCGATCCGTCCGGCGCCGCCGGTGACGACGGCGGTCCGGTCCTGGAGTCCGAAATCCATGACTGGAGCGGCTATTCCGCCGAGACAGGTAACAGTTTGGGTGAGATCGACACGCACGCTCGTCGCCCGGCGACGCGTCTCGTGCCCGACTGGGCGTCCCGGCGGGCTTCGAGGACGCGCCGGGCCTCGAGGACGGACTGAACTTCGGGGACGCGTCGCCGTCCCGCACTCGAGCCCGTACGGTAAAGTATCGCTGCGTCGACCCGTACGGTATGCGACTCGATGGCACTCGCGTGCTCGACTGTTCGCGGCTGCTGCCCGGCCCCTACGCGACGCAGTTGCTGGCCGACTGCGGCGCCGAGGTCGTGAAAGTGGAGGACACCGACGCCGGCGACTACGCGCGGGCGATGCCGCCGTACACGTCCCGCGACGTCGGCGCGATCTTCGACGCGGTGAACCGCGGCAAACGGAGCGTCTCGATCGATCTGAAGCGCGAATCCGGGCGGGAGGCCTTCTATCGACTCGTCGAGACGGCCGACGTCGTCCTCGAGGGGTTCCGACCGGGCGTCGTCGACCGGCTGGAGATCGACTACGAGACGCTCACCGAGTACAACGAGGAACTGGTCTACTGCTCGCTCAGCGGCTACGGGCAGGACGGGCCGTGGGCGGACCGGGCCGGCCACGACCTCAACTACGTCGCGCTGGCCGGCCTGCTCGACATGACCCGCGACGCGCCCGACGAGAAGCCGCAGGTCCCCGGCTATCCGATCGGCGACATGGCCGGCGGCCTGTTCACCGCCTTCGCGATCGTTGGAGCGCTACTCTCGCGGGAACTCGGAAACACCGGCGGCGAGTACGTCGACGTCGCGATGGCCGACGTCGTGGCCTCGTTCAGTCAGTCGGTTGCCCATCAGGCCTTTACAGGCGAGCCCGACGAACCTCGACCCGGCGCGACGTCGCTGACCGGCGCGCTCCCGTGGTACGACTGCTACGAGACCGCCGACGAAAAGTGGGTGACCCTCGCGGCTCTCGAGCCGCAGTTCTGGCGGGCGTTCTGCGAGGCCGTCGACCGAGAGGACCTCGTCGACGAACACGGCACGGCGGATCCGGACGTCCGCGCCGCCCTCGAGGCGGAACTCCGCGACCTCTTCCGCGAGCGAACCCGCGAGGAGTGGGAGGCGGCCCTCGCAGGCGTCGACGCGGCGTTCGCCGGCGTCTACGCGCCGGCCGAGGCGGTCGACCACCCCCAGTTCCGCGCTCGGGAACTCCTCGAGGACCCCGAGGACGCGCCGCCGCGAATCGGATTTCCCGCCCGGTTCGGCGGCGAGTCGGCGGCCCGCGACGAGCGCGTCCCGGCCCAAGGCGAACATACCCGTCAGTACCTCCTCGAGGCGGGATACGACGACGAAGACGTCGACGCGCTGCTCGAGTCGGGCGTCGTGGCCGGTGAGTCGCACCGATAGGTTTCGTTCGATCGGCTGCCGTCACGGCCGCCGTCTCGACGCCGCCCCAGCCCCGCGATGGAGCGTTTCCGTGACAATCTTTAACACACTATCTCCCGTCACCGTGACTGGGTGAAGCCGAATGACGCGCTACGAGAACCGATACGAATGTCGGAACTGCTCGTCGACGGTGCGTCCCGTCGCCTATCGCGCGAACTGTCCGGACTGCGGCGGCGCCCTGCAGTCCACGACGAGTCGGTACAGCGGGACGACGAACCCCTGATAGCGTTCGAAGACGCTACTTGGGCTATTTTTGATTACGACCATCCATTCGCAGATGTTCGGGGTACAGAAGGTGCACATGCCGACCCGTTTCACCTCGTCGTCCTCGGGATCCTCGCGATCGCCGCGGCGCTCGAGGACCTCCTCCGATCGCGCTATCGCGGGTGGGACGGCGGCCGGTTTGCCGAGAGCGCCGACGCCGCGTGAGGTCGTCAGTCGAAGAGTTCGTCGTGGCGGCCGGCCAGGTTCGTGTACTCGCCCGAGGAGAACTCCTCGAAGATGGCCTCCGCGTCGACTCCCGTCTCCTCGAGCGGCGTGATCCGAGCGGGGACGCCGCGGACGAACGACTCGGGCGGGATGTCGTAGGCGTCGGGGATCACCGTCCCCGACGCGACGACGCTGCCCGAACCGATCGTGGAGTCGGTGTTGACCGTCGCGTTGAAGCCGACCAACGCCCCTTCCTCGACGGTCGCCTCGTTGAGCACCGCACCGTGGCCCACCATGACTCGGTCGGCGAGTTCCGAGGCGCGAACCGTCGCGTTGTCGCCGATGTGGGCCTGTCGACCGACGCGAACGGGACCGACGTCGCCCCGGAGGACGACCCCCGGCCAGACGCTCGCCTCCGCTGCGATCCGGACGTCGCCGACCAGCGTCGCTTCCCGACTCACCGACGCGGCATCGTCGACTGACGGTTCCGTTCCCTCGAACGGGTAGGTTCGACTGTCACCCATGGTGAACGGACCACGATCGCGCTCATAATACTGAATGGGGGCCGTCGTGACACTCACCGTCCCGTAGGGGTCGCTCGAACCGCGAAGCGAACGCGGCGTCGGCGACGATTCAGCTTTCGAGACCATTCATTACCAATTAGAACCATTCAGCGGTATGCAAGCCCGCTATTTATCCCCGGTCGGCACCGATCATTGAGTGAAGACAATGAGCCAATCAGAGTCCCCTATCCGAGCGATGTTCGACGTGCAGCGAACCGCGGTCAAACAGAGCCAGCAGCTGTTCAAACAGGGCCTGTCCGCCCAGCGCAACGTGGACACGATGGCGCTAACCGGCCTCAAAGGGCAGGAGTCGCTCCAGCTCCAGCAACTCGAGCTCGCGCAGGCCGTCTCCCACAGCTACGTCAGCGCGACGTCCGCGATGTTCCCCAGCGACGAGTCCTCGGACACCCACCGAACCATCGACGAGACGTTCGCCGGGCTGAAGACGACCCACGCCGAGTTCTACGAGGCGCTCGAGCGCGAACTCGAGCGAGACGTCGACTCGGCCGCCGAACTCTCCGACGAGTTCGTCGAGGCACTCGACGAGCAGATCGACCAGCTCCTCGAGATGTCCCGATCCATCGAGGATCAGACGGTCGAGAACGTCGACGGCCTCTCGGGACAGCTCCACCAGCAACTCGAGCAGACCCAGGAACTGCAGGATCAGCTCGAGGAGCAACTCGAGCGCCAGACCGGCGACGTCGCCGACCTGCTCGAGCGCCAGGCCGAACAGGTCGAGCAGTTCCAAGCGCAACTCGAGGAGCAAGCCGAACAGGTCACGCAGCAGCTTCGAGAGGAGCAGCAGGTCGAGGCGGAGACGAAGATTCGGACCGATCCGGAGCACACGCTCGAGTCCGTCGCGGGCATCGACGCGGACGTCCGGGACCAGCTTTCGGATGCCGGCATCTCGACGGTCGACGATCTCGTGCGCGCCGACGCCGAAACGGTCTCCGAGGCCGCCGACGTCTCGGAGAGCGAGGCCGAGGAGTGGATCGAACAGGCCGAAGCCTGAACAAGGGTTTCCCTGTCGGAGCCGTTCGTCTACGTATGCTCGTTCTCGGTGACGCCCACGCCGCCGAACCGGACCGCCGCGAGACCCTTCTCGAACTGTATCGAACCGTCGACCCCGATCGAGTCCTTCAGGCCGGCGACCTCGAGCACTACGACCTCCCGGCGCCGACCTGGTTCGTGGCGGGCAACAACGAGGACTTCGACGTCATCGATGCGTTTCGCGCGGGCGAGAACCCGCCGGAGGCCGCGAACGTCCACCTCCTCGCCAGCACCGTCGCGACCGTCGACGGGATCCGCGTGGCCGGCCTCTCGGGCAACTACTCGCCGACGAGGTACGATCTCCCGCGCGACGAACTCGAGGGCGACCGACGTCGTCACTTCACCCACGAGGACGTCGGCCGGGCGGCCGAACTGGACGACGTCGACGTCTTTCTCACCCACGAGGCCCCGAACGATCTGTTGTCCTACGGCTACGACCCCGGCTGCGAACACGTCGACGACCTGCTCGAGGCGCTCTCGCCGTCGCTCTGTCTGGTCGGCCACCACCACCGTCACCGCGAGGCCGAAATCGGCGATACGCGCGTCGTCAGCCTCGCGCCGGCCTGGGAACGGTACTACACGCTCGAGTCGGTCGACGGCTCGCTCCGACTCGAGGGCCACGACCACGAGTTCGGGAGCGACGGCTCTCGGTGATCGAGCACCGGACGAGTCGAGATCGAGAAGGAAAACGAAAGACGGAGAGCGGAACCGCCAGCGAATCCGATCGAAACGGCGTCGATCACCGTCGACCGGTCGGCCTCAGAACGTCTCGAGGTAGCGGTCGAGTTCCCAGTCGGAGACGTCGACGAGGTACTCCTCGAACTCCTGGCTCTTCGCTTCGACGAACTTCGGTCCGACGTGCTCGCCGAGCGCGTCGTAGATGACGTCGTCCTCCTCGAGGGCCTCGACGGCCTCGCCGAGGTTGGTCGGCAGCGTGTCGATACCGTACTCCTCGCGTTTCTGCTCATCGAACTCGTAGATGTTCTCTCGAACCGGGTCGGGACACTCGAGATCGTTCTCGATGCCCTCCAGACCGGCCTGAATGAGCGCCGCGAGGGCGAGGTAGGGGTTACACGACGGGTCAGGGAACCGCGCTTCGATGCGCGAGGCCGCCGGGACGCGGGCGGCCGGTTTGCGGATCAGCGCCGAGCGGTTGCGGTCCGACCAGGCGACGTAGACCGGCGCCTCGTAGCCGGGCACCAGGCGCTTGTAGCTGTTCACGGTGGGGTTGGCGACCGCCGTGATCGCCGGCGCGTGCTCGAGGATGCCGGCGGTGAAGGCGTGGGCCTCGTCGCTGAGGTTGAATTCGTCGTCCTCGTCGTGGAACGCGTTCTCACCGTCCTCGGTGAACAGCGAGAGGTGGGTGTGCATGCCCGAGCCGTTGATTTTCGGAATCGGCTTCGGCATGAACGTCGCGTGAAGGCCGTGCTGGGCCGCGATGGCGCGGACGACCGTTCGGAACGTGGCGACGTTGTCCGCGGTCGAGAGCGCGTCGTCGTACTCGAAGTTGATCTCGTGTTGGCCCTCGGCGACCTCGTGGTGACTGGCCTCGATCTCGAAGCCCATGTCCTCGAGGCCGTAGATGATGTCCCGTCGGACGTCGCTCGCGAGGTCTTTCGGCGCGAGGTCGAAGTAGCCGCCGGAGTCGTTCGTGTTGGTCGTCGCGCGACCGTCCTCATCCTCCTCGAACAGGAAGAACTCCGGTTCGGGCGCGGCGTTGACTTCGTACCCCATCTCCTCGGCGCGGTCGAGCGCGTTCTTGAGGACGCGGCGCGGGTCGCCCTCGAAGGGTTCGCCCGTCGAGGTGTTGTAGACGTCA
It encodes the following:
- a CDS encoding acyl-CoA dehydrogenase family protein, which codes for MPTDTTAGVSFAVDEETGLILDSLEEFLEREVDPIVEELGDAYTNPRKGHREDGRWSDDLLEAREEIRRRAAEAGFYAMNLPESVGGEDVSAVTWYRAKKRLASHGPGLARYALAGPEGPKPLLLQAEGEQVERYLEPTVRAEKSTAFAQTEPGYGSDSPNMETTAEKDGGEWVLNGRKQWITNAPYADFVQVFARTTPQEEAGRYGGITCFIVERDEYELGSYNNAVGAEGSQAEIVLDDVRIPDDRVLGAVDEAFYAAMEFLSLGRLELGAEAVGYSEYLLERATEYVTEREAFGRSIGDFQQVSAKLARGKAKTYAADAAGLKLAWKMERDERTVMDSSILKWFATNVMWELADDVVQVNGANGLAEENPYVDLLHQARILRIVEGTDEIQLNTIAKSMGVTD
- a CDS encoding amidase, producing the protein MVPVPTRMTAAGLARAIRDGEYSPTEVVDATLERIRERADRTNAFVTVTDELAREMAEEAERAIDEGEPLGPLHGVPVAIKDLDDVEGVRTTSGSLLFEDRIADADSPFVARLKAAGAVVVGKTNTPEFGLGVTTDNRVAGRTGTPFDPDRVSGGSSGGAGAALGDRLVPLAPGSDAGGSVRIPASFCGVYGLKPTQGVLPNVSRPNAFANHTPFSTVGPMARTVEDAALSLDAMAGAHPRDPFSVPKRESYRDAVDRPVDDLKIAYSPDMGIYPVDPDVREVLEEAIPAFERAGATVDAVDPDLGHDNEESLDAYYTMATVRWQSLLDALEREGFDPRGDDRGHLRPYLVDLIVDAEEPTTREYERADVVRTRVLDGFADLFAEYDLLVTATVGTTPFPHGEEPEAIDGVDIEPLRGWALTQPYNLTGQPAASIPAGFVDGLPVGMQIAGERHADADVIAASAALERRRPWRDAYPD
- a CDS encoding SDR family NAD(P)-dependent oxidoreductase; this encodes MDFGLQDRTAVVTGGAGRIGSTDCRILAEEGADVVVLDVDADGAETVAAEIDETADGGDAMALECDLTDPDDVRASMAEVRDAFGGVDVLVNNAAMVDARSRIGDYDDDIWNRDVEINLTGTYNISKEVFPRMCDRGWGRVVNMSSMAGWYGGFGQLSYSATKAAMIGLGRTMALEGAQSGVTSNVIAPNIVVGDWADMDPDELREDVDEYFARIAEATPMRHLGTEADVANMVAYLCSEQAGYVTGQVIGVTGGVDLFSF
- a CDS encoding CaiB/BaiF CoA transferase family protein gives rise to the protein MRLDGTRVLDCSRLLPGPYATQLLADCGAEVVKVEDTDAGDYARAMPPYTSRDVGAIFDAVNRGKRSVSIDLKRESGREAFYRLVETADVVLEGFRPGVVDRLEIDYETLTEYNEELVYCSLSGYGQDGPWADRAGHDLNYVALAGLLDMTRDAPDEKPQVPGYPIGDMAGGLFTAFAIVGALLSRELGNTGGEYVDVAMADVVASFSQSVAHQAFTGEPDEPRPGATSLTGALPWYDCYETADEKWVTLAALEPQFWRAFCEAVDREDLVDEHGTADPDVRAALEAELRDLFRERTREEWEAALAGVDAAFAGVYAPAEAVDHPQFRARELLEDPEDAPPRIGFPARFGGESAARDERVPAQGEHTRQYLLEAGYDDEDVDALLESGVVAGESHR
- a CDS encoding rubrerythrin-like domain-containing protein, encoding MTRYENRYECRNCSSTVRPVAYRANCPDCGGALQSTTSRYSGTTNP
- a CDS encoding gamma carbonic anhydrase family protein; this translates as MGDSRTYPFEGTEPSVDDAASVSREATLVGDVRIAAEASVWPGVVLRGDVGPVRVGRQAHIGDNATVRASELADRVMVGHGAVLNEATVEEGALVGFNATVNTDSTIGSGSVVASGTVIPDAYDIPPESFVRGVPARITPLEETGVDAEAIFEEFSSGEYTNLAGRHDELFD
- a CDS encoding helix-hairpin-helix domain-containing protein, with translation MFDVQRTAVKQSQQLFKQGLSAQRNVDTMALTGLKGQESLQLQQLELAQAVSHSYVSATSAMFPSDESSDTHRTIDETFAGLKTTHAEFYEALERELERDVDSAAELSDEFVEALDEQIDQLLEMSRSIEDQTVENVDGLSGQLHQQLEQTQELQDQLEEQLERQTGDVADLLERQAEQVEQFQAQLEEQAEQVTQQLREEQQVEAETKIRTDPEHTLESVAGIDADVRDQLSDAGISTVDDLVRADAETVSEAADVSESEAEEWIEQAEA
- a CDS encoding metallophosphoesterase family protein; this encodes MLVLGDAHAAEPDRRETLLELYRTVDPDRVLQAGDLEHYDLPAPTWFVAGNNEDFDVIDAFRAGENPPEAANVHLLASTVATVDGIRVAGLSGNYSPTRYDLPRDELEGDRRRHFTHEDVGRAAELDDVDVFLTHEAPNDLLSYGYDPGCEHVDDLLEALSPSLCLVGHHHRHREAEIGDTRVVSLAPAWERYYTLESVDGSLRLEGHDHEFGSDGSR
- the glnA gene encoding type I glutamate--ammonia ligase, which translates into the protein MTSGNITEAEQAVLDEIEEKDVDFLRLQFTDILGTVKNVSVPARQAEKAFAEGIYFDGSSIEGFVRIQESDMRLVPDPDTFAILPWRRKEDSAAARMICDVYNTSTGEPFEGDPRRVLKNALDRAEEMGYEVNAAPEPEFFLFEEDEDGRATTNTNDSGGYFDLAPKDLASDVRRDIIYGLEDMGFEIEASHHEVAEGQHEINFEYDDALSTADNVATFRTVVRAIAAQHGLHATFMPKPIPKINGSGMHTHLSLFTEDGENAFHDEDDEFNLSDEAHAFTAGILEHAPAITAVANPTVNSYKRLVPGYEAPVYVAWSDRNRSALIRKPAARVPAASRIEARFPDPSCNPYLALAALIQAGLEGIENDLECPDPVRENIYEFDEQKREEYGIDTLPTNLGEAVEALEEDDVIYDALGEHVGPKFVEAKSQEFEEYLVDVSDWELDRYLETF